In Populus nigra chromosome 1, ddPopNigr1.1, whole genome shotgun sequence, one genomic interval encodes:
- the LOC133700142 gene encoding 21.7 kDa class VI heat shock protein, with product MASWKQLEVHTEDQTPHKWSVSLSEETFKRFFAHGSPTVHKIFGDGSLFSPLLFGKFFDPSDAFPLWDFESDVLLSNLRSSGKTSIDWFQTDDAYVLKADLPGVGNNTVQVYVENGKIMEISGQWKPQRDQSKAKDWRSGHWWEPGFVRRLELPEDVDWRETEAYVSNDMFLEVRIPKSTSDSGTPGNGTMTKNSD from the exons ATGGCAAGTTGGAAACAGCTTGAAGTTCATACAGAAGATCAAACTCCACACAAATGGAGTGTTTCATTAAGTGAAGAAACGTTCAAAAGATTTTTTGCCCATGGAAGTCCCACAGTGCATAAGATATTTGGTGATGGATCACTTTTCAGTCCATTGTTGTTTGGGAAATTTTTCGATCCTTCGGATGCATTTCCACTCTGGGATTTTGAATCAGATGTCTTGTTATCTAATCTTCGGAGCTCTGGCAAGACTAGTATTGATTGGTTCCAGACAGATGATGCTTATGTACTAAAAGCAGATTTACCAG GAGTTGGGAATAATACCGTACAAGTTTATGTCGAAAATGGGAAGATTATGGAAATTAGTGGGCAATGGAAGCCGCAAAGAGATCAGTCGAAAGCAAAAGACTGGAGAAGTGGCCACTGGTGGGAACCTGGTTTTGTTAGAAGGCTTGAGCTACCAGAAGATGTCGATTGGAGGGAAACTGAGGCATATGTGAGCAATGACATGTTTCTGGAAGTAAGAATTCCCAAGAGCACTTCGGATTCTGGTACTCCAGGAAATGGCACCATGACCAAAAATTCTGATTAA